A window of Spiroplasma syrphidicola EA-1 contains these coding sequences:
- the dnaA gene encoding chromosomal replication initiator protein DnaA — protein MNTKELWTEVKEILARDESIPPEIYNYYISDTNLYTVSDNNCLITTKSEIAIGVFEAGLKDKITQILKSLTGIEYHTSFELEQNINKNPIVANNVDTLNNAQKTIYYENYTFENFVSGDSNQEALQAALAVAQDLGNKWNPLFIYGDSGLGKTHLLYAIKNKVEEFYDGELKVKYLRADEFGKIAMDILNQGHQVIEAFKTSYDQYDCLMIDDIQLLAKRNKTNEIFFYIFNSYIEKNKQIVITSDKYPDDLGGFEARIISRFSYGLSIGLDSPDFETALKILEQKLKQQRNLSLFSEEALEFIALNFNSDVRKLEGAIKRLLFFAVMNKKPDEIITLKDVEKSFKDAPLQNNEKITSKKIKQVIADNYNITIKAMMSKTRVSNVMQARQLAMYFCRTLLDDPFTRIGAEFGGKDHTTVMNSVKKVENQIATNKEFKYFVNSIRKKIEGK, from the coding sequence ATGAACACAAAAGAATTGTGAACAGAAGTAAAAGAAATTTTGGCGCGAGATGAATCAATCCCCCCAGAAATATATAACTACTATATTAGTGATACAAACTTATATACTGTATCAGATAATAACTGTTTAATTACAACTAAATCAGAAATTGCAATTGGGGTATTTGAAGCAGGTTTAAAAGATAAAATAACTCAAATTTTAAAATCCCTAACTGGAATTGAATATCATACTTCGTTTGAATTAGAACAAAATATTAATAAAAATCCAATTGTTGCAAATAATGTTGATACTTTAAATAATGCCCAAAAAACAATTTACTACGAAAATTATACTTTTGAAAACTTTGTTAGTGGCGATTCAAACCAAGAGGCTTTGCAAGCAGCTTTAGCTGTTGCCCAGGATTTAGGAAATAAATGAAACCCCTTATTTATTTATGGGGATTCAGGGTTGGGGAAAACCCACTTATTATACGCAATTAAAAATAAAGTTGAAGAATTTTATGATGGAGAGCTAAAGGTAAAATATTTACGAGCTGATGAATTTGGAAAAATTGCAATGGATATTTTAAACCAAGGTCACCAAGTAATTGAGGCTTTTAAAACATCTTATGATCAATATGATTGTTTAATGATTGATGATATTCAGCTATTAGCAAAACGAAATAAAACAAATGAGATTTTTTTCTACATTTTTAATTCATATATTGAAAAAAATAAACAAATTGTTATTACTTCTGATAAATATCCTGATGATTTAGGAGGTTTTGAAGCCCGCATTATTTCCCGTTTTTCCTATGGTTTAAGTATTGGTCTAGATTCACCGGATTTTGAAACGGCTTTAAAAATCTTAGAACAGAAATTAAAACAACAACGGAACTTGTCATTATTTTCCGAAGAAGCATTAGAATTTATTGCCCTAAACTTTAACAGTGATGTTAGAAAATTAGAAGGGGCCATTAAACGGCTTTTATTCTTTGCGGTAATGAATAAAAAACCCGATGAAATTATTACTTTAAAAGATGTTGAAAAATCATTTAAAGATGCTCCTTTACAAAATAATGAAAAAATAACTTCTAAAAAAATTAAGCAAGTAATTGCTGATAACTATAATATTACTATCAAAGCAATGATGAGTAAAACAAGAGTTAGCAACGTTATGCAAGCCCGTCAGTTAGCAATGTATTTTTGCCGAACTTTATTAGATGATCCTTTTACCAGAATTGGGGCTGAATTTGGGGGTAAAGATCATACAACTGTCATGAATAGTGTTAAAAAAGTCGAAAATCAAATTGCAACAAATAAAGAATTTAAATATTTTGTTAATTCAATTCGTAAAAAAATTGAAGGGAAATAA
- the dnaN gene encoding DNA polymerase III subunit beta, with protein sequence MIINIKRESILEELLKVSRIISQKTLIPSLLGILIEVKKDKVTFTTSDGDTSIKSEILVGNNLVIKSIGNILIKNKFIIEVIRKIEDEFITLEAVEGSLIKIKAHNFDSVLNTLTASDYPHLAFETKGKEITFTSSLLKEIISQTSFAIGEKEKRIVFNGLNLKTDLAKQELIITATDSFRLSSKKIAYHNSNEFDVIIPGKFINEIGKLINDTDDIIMKINEKSVSVLLNNTIIQSKIIEGKYPDTTKVIPDSFNTSLTVNNRELIKIIERASVLSNEAMTTIVTLKIDNQKVKITSFTQEIGNTEEEIQDYKIEGSDQIISFNSKYILDALKAFKTKEVTIKMIDEAKPLIIVSQEDDSLQQLVLPIRSY encoded by the coding sequence ATGATTATTAATATTAAACGTGAAAGTATTTTAGAAGAGTTATTAAAAGTAAGTAGAATTATTTCACAAAAAACATTAATTCCTTCCTTATTAGGAATTTTAATTGAAGTAAAGAAAGATAAAGTAACATTTACTACATCTGATGGTGATACTTCAATTAAATCAGAAATCTTAGTTGGCAATAATTTAGTTATTAAATCAATTGGTAATATCTTAATTAAAAACAAATTCATTATTGAAGTTATCCGAAAAATTGAAGATGAATTTATTACATTAGAAGCTGTTGAAGGATCACTTATTAAAATTAAAGCTCATAACTTTGATTCAGTTTTAAATACTTTAACAGCATCAGATTATCCTCATTTAGCATTTGAAACCAAAGGAAAAGAAATTACTTTTACAAGTAGTTTATTAAAAGAAATTATTTCACAAACAAGTTTTGCAATTGGGGAAAAAGAAAAAAGAATTGTTTTTAATGGTCTTAATTTAAAAACGGATTTAGCAAAACAAGAATTAATTATTACCGCAACTGATTCTTTCCGATTATCATCTAAAAAAATTGCCTATCATAATTCAAATGAATTTGATGTTATTATTCCAGGAAAATTTATTAATGAAATTGGTAAATTAATTAATGATACTGATGACATTATTATGAAAATCAATGAAAAATCAGTTAGTGTTTTATTAAATAATACAATTATTCAATCAAAAATTATTGAAGGGAAATATCCTGATACAACAAAGGTTATTCCAGATAGTTTTAATACTTCATTAACAGTTAATAACCGGGAATTAATTAAAATTATTGAACGGGCAAGTGTTTTATCAAATGAAGCAATGACAACAATTGTAACTTTAAAAATTGATAATCAAAAAGTTAAAATTACTTCATTTACACAAGAAATTGGAAATACTGAAGAAGAAATTCAAGATTATAAAATTGAAGGAAGTGATCAAATTATTTCCTTTAACTCAAAATATATTTTAGATGCTTTAAAAGCTTTTAAAACAAAAGAAGTAACAATTAAAATGATTGATGAAGCAAAACCACTAATTATAGTGTCCCAAGAAGATGACTCATTACAACAATTAGTATTACCAATCCGTTCATATTAA
- the gyrB gene encoding DNA topoisomerase (ATP-hydrolyzing) subunit B, with product MKETYNSNSIQVLEGLEAVRKRPGMYIGATNVRGLHHLVWEIIDNSIDEALAGYCNKIEIIINEDESITVKDNGRGIPTGIHSKTKVSTLETVFTVLHAGGKFDSDTYKISGGLHGVGASVVNALSKYLKVEVNREGEKYLMEFHNGGKILSPIQKVGTTNEQGTIVTFKPDSEIFKETTIFNFSTIEKRIKQLAFLNKGLHISLLDHRDEENTFVEYNFKNGIKDYVSELNKTIGLPLNDIFYVEGTEENIMVEFGLQYNDSYTENFFSFCNNINTHEGGTHEEGTKLALVRELNNYIKNNNKGNKNSNEEKYTWDDIKEGLTVIISVRHPDPQYEGQTKTKLGNSEVKKIVSNIVGKGLASFLLENPEDSKNIFEKIALSLKARIAAQRAKESTRRKNAMESFSLPGKLSDCETKNAEIAELYIVEGNSAGGSAKAGRDRKFQAILPLKGKILNVEKASQLKVFENNEINSIITALGAGIKEEFNGKKLRYHKVIIMTDADVDGSHIRILLLTFFYRYMKDLIENGNVYIAQPPLYKIQNGNNVKYAYSDFELGEYKEELKTKKINNFTIQRYKGLGEMNPEQLWETTMDPTNRVLLKVSVNDAFDANLICTELMGENVEPRKKFIKENAKYVKNLDI from the coding sequence ATGAAAGAAACTTATAATTCCAATTCAATTCAAGTTTTAGAAGGATTAGAAGCTGTTCGTAAACGTCCAGGGATGTATATTGGGGCAACTAATGTTCGTGGTTTACATCATTTAGTTTGGGAAATTATTGATAATTCAATTGATGAAGCGTTAGCTGGTTATTGTAATAAAATCGAAATTATTATTAATGAGGATGAATCAATTACAGTAAAAGATAATGGTCGAGGAATTCCAACTGGTATTCATAGTAAAACAAAAGTTTCAACGTTAGAAACAGTTTTTACAGTTTTACATGCTGGGGGAAAATTTGATTCTGATACATATAAAATTTCTGGGGGGTTACATGGAGTTGGAGCTAGTGTTGTTAATGCCTTAAGTAAATATTTAAAAGTTGAAGTTAATCGTGAAGGTGAAAAGTATTTAATGGAATTCCACAATGGAGGAAAAATCTTATCACCAATTCAAAAAGTCGGAACAACAAATGAACAGGGAACAATTGTAACTTTTAAACCTGATTCTGAAATTTTTAAAGAAACAACAATTTTTAATTTTTCAACAATTGAAAAACGAATTAAACAATTAGCTTTTTTAAATAAAGGGTTACATATTTCCTTATTAGATCATCGCGATGAAGAAAATACTTTTGTTGAATATAATTTTAAAAATGGGATTAAAGATTATGTTTCAGAATTAAATAAAACAATTGGTTTACCTCTAAATGATATTTTTTATGTTGAAGGAACTGAAGAAAACATTATGGTTGAATTTGGTTTACAATATAATGATAGTTATACGGAAAACTTTTTTTCCTTTTGTAATAATATCAATACCCATGAAGGGGGAACTCATGAAGAGGGAACAAAACTAGCGTTAGTTCGTGAATTAAATAATTATATTAAAAATAATAATAAGGGTAATAAAAATAGCAATGAGGAAAAATATACGTGAGATGATATTAAAGAAGGTTTAACGGTTATTATTTCTGTTCGTCACCCTGATCCACAGTATGAAGGACAAACAAAAACAAAGTTAGGTAATAGTGAAGTTAAAAAAATAGTTTCTAATATTGTTGGAAAAGGTTTAGCAAGTTTTCTATTAGAAAATCCTGAAGATAGTAAAAATATTTTTGAAAAAATTGCCTTATCGTTAAAAGCACGGATTGCGGCACAACGAGCAAAAGAATCAACCCGTCGTAAAAATGCAATGGAGAGTTTTTCATTACCAGGGAAATTATCAGATTGTGAGACAAAAAATGCTGAAATTGCTGAATTATATATTGTTGAGGGAAATTCAGCGGGTGGTAGTGCTAAAGCTGGACGTGATCGTAAGTTTCAAGCGATTTTACCCCTAAAGGGAAAAATTTTAAATGTTGAAAAAGCTAGTCAATTAAAAGTATTTGAAAATAATGAAATTAATTCAATTATTACAGCTTTAGGTGCTGGAATTAAAGAAGAATTTAATGGTAAAAAATTGCGTTATCATAAAGTAATTATTATGACCGATGCTGATGTTGATGGTTCCCATATTCGGATTTTATTATTAACATTCTTTTATCGTTATATGAAAGATTTGATTGAGAATGGCAATGTCTATATTGCTCAACCACCATTATATAAAATCCAAAATGGTAATAATGTCAAATATGCTTACTCAGATTTTGAATTGGGAGAATATAAAGAAGAATTAAAAACTAAAAAAATAAATAATTTTACAATTCAACGTTACAAAGGATTAGGAGAAATGAATCCTGAACAATTATGAGAAACAACAATGGATCCAACTAACCGGGTATTGTTAAAAGTTTCAGTCAATGATGCTTTTGATGCTAATTTAATTTGTACAGAATTAATGGGTGAAAATGTTGAACCACGTAAAAAATTTATTAAAGAAAATGCCAAATATGTTAAAAATTTAGATATTTAA
- the gyrA gene encoding DNA gyrase subunit A, translating into MNPEDNNYDYNGKIKDVDISDEMKTGFLDYAMSVIVSRAIPDVRDGLKPVHRRIIYAMWDLNMTYDKQHKKSARIVGEVIGKYHPHGDTAVYEAMVRMAQDFSYRYPLIDGHGNFGSMDGDAPAAMRYTEARMSKIAGELIKDIEKETVIFADNYDGSEQEPTFLPGYFPNLLVNGASGIAVGMATNIPPHNLGEVIDGVIAITKNKDITTAQLTKIIRGPDFPTGALITTGTSLLKAYETGNGTITIRSKVSIEENNNKKKIIISEIPYQVNKAKLVEKIADLIKEKTIAGIADLRDESNREGVRIVIELKRDVQETFILNKLYKMTPLQTNYSLNILALSKNQPKIMGIKQILNYFIEHQINIIIKRSQYDLKKCQNRLLILEGLKIALDHIDEVIKIIKQSPTTQEANDGLVKAFKLAVEQAKAILEMRLQRLTGLEIEKIIIEIAAIKTEILELEKIINNSDYQIEIMIKELEEIKSKYGDQRRSQIIQEELTEIDPEELIKQESILILLTKDGYIKRVTEDTFKTQNRGGKGIIGTANNVDDSINKIVLANSIDSLFFFSNSGKVYKLRAYQVESYSRQARGLPIINLIAIDKKEQIRTILTINESISQDSNLFFVTKKGLIKKTKLSEFSQIRQSGKVAIELKDGDELVDVIVSDDNCDIIIANDDGKVIRFNEKEIRPMSRQSIGVKGIINDEGETISISSRLAAEEYVLSVTENGFAKKTLISEYRATGRGGKGVKSMNLTDKTGKLTFVNFVKDDEEIIIATKQGNIIRLPLSQIPTFGRTTSGVKLIKLNKDDKIEVVELLRINDLKGE; encoded by the coding sequence ATGAATCCAGAAGATAATAACTATGATTATAATGGGAAAATAAAAGATGTTGATATTTCTGATGAGATGAAAACAGGCTTTTTAGATTATGCCATGTCAGTTATTGTTTCACGGGCAATTCCAGATGTTCGCGATGGGTTAAAACCTGTTCATCGTCGAATTATTTATGCGATGTGAGATCTAAATATGACATATGATAAGCAACATAAAAAATCAGCGCGGATTGTGGGGGAAGTAATTGGGAAATATCACCCTCATGGTGACACTGCTGTTTATGAAGCAATGGTAAGAATGGCTCAAGATTTTTCATATCGTTATCCGTTAATTGATGGACATGGAAATTTTGGTTCAATGGATGGTGATGCTCCAGCCGCAATGCGTTATACTGAAGCACGGATGAGTAAAATTGCTGGAGAATTAATTAAAGACATTGAAAAAGAAACAGTAATTTTTGCAGATAATTATGATGGTAGTGAACAAGAACCAACTTTTTTACCAGGATATTTTCCAAACCTATTAGTGAATGGGGCAAGTGGAATTGCGGTTGGAATGGCAACTAATATTCCACCTCATAATTTAGGGGAAGTAATTGATGGTGTTATTGCAATTACAAAAAATAAAGATATTACAACAGCACAATTAACAAAAATTATTCGTGGTCCAGATTTCCCAACGGGAGCTTTAATTACAACAGGAACAAGTTTATTAAAAGCATATGAAACAGGGAATGGGACAATTACAATTCGTTCAAAAGTAAGTATTGAAGAAAATAATAATAAGAAAAAAATTATTATTTCAGAGATTCCTTATCAAGTTAATAAGGCAAAGTTAGTTGAAAAAATTGCTGATTTAATTAAAGAGAAAACAATTGCAGGAATTGCTGATTTACGTGATGAATCAAACCGTGAAGGGGTTAGAATTGTTATTGAATTAAAACGTGATGTCCAAGAGACATTTATTTTAAATAAGTTATATAAAATGACGCCATTACAGACAAATTATTCGTTAAATATTTTAGCGCTGTCAAAAAATCAACCAAAAATAATGGGAATTAAACAAATCCTTAATTATTTTATTGAACATCAAATTAATATTATTATCAAAAGAAGTCAGTACGATTTAAAAAAATGTCAGAATCGCTTATTAATTTTAGAAGGATTAAAAATTGCGTTAGACCATATTGATGAAGTAATTAAAATTATTAAACAATCCCCAACAACACAAGAAGCTAATGATGGTTTAGTGAAAGCATTTAAATTGGCTGTTGAACAAGCTAAAGCCATTTTAGAAATGCGTTTACAACGATTAACAGGATTGGAAATTGAAAAAATTATTATTGAAATTGCCGCAATTAAAACGGAAATTCTAGAGTTAGAAAAAATTATCAATAATAGTGATTATCAAATTGAAATCATGATTAAAGAATTAGAAGAAATTAAGAGTAAATATGGGGATCAACGTCGAAGCCAAATCATTCAAGAAGAATTAACAGAGATTGATCCAGAAGAATTAATTAAACAAGAAAGTATTTTAATCTTATTGACAAAAGATGGTTATATTAAGCGTGTTACAGAAGATACTTTTAAAACTCAAAATCGTGGTGGTAAAGGAATTATTGGAACGGCAAATAATGTTGATGATAGTATTAATAAAATTGTTTTAGCTAATAGTATTGATTCGTTATTTTTCTTTTCTAATTCAGGAAAAGTTTATAAATTACGGGCATACCAAGTTGAAAGTTATTCACGTCAAGCACGAGGGTTACCAATTATTAATTTAATTGCAATTGACAAAAAAGAACAAATTAGAACAATATTAACAATTAATGAAAGTATCTCCCAAGATAGTAATTTATTTTTTGTGACAAAAAAAGGATTAATTAAAAAAACTAAACTATCAGAATTTAGTCAAATTCGCCAATCAGGAAAAGTGGCCATTGAATTAAAAGATGGTGATGAACTAGTTGATGTTATTGTTAGTGATGATAATTGTGATATTATTATTGCAAATGATGATGGTAAAGTAATTCGTTTTAATGAAAAAGAAATTCGTCCAATGAGTAGACAATCAATTGGTGTAAAAGGTATTATAAATGATGAAGGTGAAACAATTAGTATTTCATCTCGATTAGCTGCAGAAGAGTATGTTTTATCAGTGACAGAAAATGGGTTTGCTAAAAAAACTTTAATTTCTGAATATCGAGCAACTGGCCGTGGAGGTAAAGGTGTTAAGTCTATGAACTTAACAGATAAAACAGGAAAATTAACATTTGTTAATTTTGTGAAAGATGATGAAGAGATAATTATTGCAACAAAACAAGGTAATATTATTCGTCTGCCATTATCACAAATTCCAACATTTGGCCGAACAACATCAGGAGTTAAATTAATTAAGTTAAATAAAGATGATAAAATTGAAGTAGTTGAATTACTAAGAATCAATGATTTAAAAGGAGAATAG
- the serS gene encoding serine--tRNA ligase yields MLDQKVVATDIEEVIKRLNTRNNSFDNLREIVALSEERKTLINDLEKLKEKRNINSKKIGELIAQKDLTQAEELKKLVNSEKKDIETIETKLELIENSILKIIEVVPNLPDQSVPVGKDEEDNVEIRRWGEPTKHSFETKEHDKIASQLNIIDFERGVKLSGARFVVYKGMGARLERALMNLMLDQHHKRNYVEIEPPILVQPQIMYGTGNLPKFADDAYYIEKDNLYLVPTAEVPVTNLYREEILKEEQLPIYHCAYTPCFRQEAGSAGKDTKGIIRLHQFKKVELVKFVKQEESFNELEKMVLDVENILQLLKIPYRVIVLCTGDMGFSSAKTYDIELWMPGQNKYREVSSCSNCTDFQARRMKLRYRDKDEKIKYVHTLNGSGLAIDRVIAAILENFQNEDGTVNIPEILQPYMQGEKEIK; encoded by the coding sequence ATGTTAGATCAAAAAGTTGTGGCTACAGATATTGAGGAAGTAATCAAACGTTTAAATACAAGAAATAATAGCTTTGATAATTTACGAGAAATAGTAGCATTAAGTGAAGAACGGAAAACTTTAATTAATGATTTAGAAAAATTAAAAGAAAAGCGTAATATTAATTCAAAAAAAATTGGGGAACTAATTGCGCAAAAAGATTTAACGCAAGCTGAAGAATTAAAAAAACTTGTTAATAGTGAAAAAAAAGATATTGAAACAATTGAAACTAAATTAGAATTAATTGAAAATAGTATTTTAAAAATTATTGAAGTAGTTCCTAATCTTCCTGATCAAAGTGTTCCGGTTGGAAAAGATGAAGAGGATAATGTCGAAATTCGTCGGTGAGGAGAACCAACAAAACATTCATTTGAAACAAAAGAACATGATAAAATTGCCAGTCAATTAAATATTATTGACTTTGAGCGTGGAGTTAAATTGTCAGGAGCCCGATTTGTTGTTTACAAAGGAATGGGGGCAAGATTAGAAAGAGCCCTAATGAATTTAATGTTAGACCAACATCATAAAAGAAATTATGTTGAAATTGAACCACCAATTTTAGTTCAACCTCAAATTATGTATGGAACTGGAAACTTACCTAAGTTTGCTGATGATGCTTATTATATTGAAAAAGATAATCTATATTTAGTGCCAACAGCAGAAGTACCAGTAACTAATTTATATCGAGAAGAAATTTTAAAAGAAGAACAATTACCAATTTATCATTGTGCTTATACACCATGTTTTCGTCAAGAAGCTGGATCAGCTGGGAAAGATACAAAAGGGATTATTCGATTACATCAGTTTAAAAAAGTTGAATTAGTTAAATTTGTTAAACAAGAAGAATCATTTAATGAGTTAGAAAAAATGGTTCTTGATGTCGAGAATATTCTGCAACTATTAAAAATCCCATATCGTGTAATTGTTTTATGTACAGGGGACATGGGATTTTCATCGGCAAAAACATATGATATTGAATTATGAATGCCTGGCCAAAATAAATATCGTGAAGTTTCATCATGTTCAAATTGTACTGATTTCCAAGCTCGTAGAATGAAATTACGTTACCGTGATAAAGATGAAAAAATTAAATATGTTCACACCTTAAATGGTTCAGGATTGGCAATTGATCGAGTAATCGCAGCAATTTTGGAAAATTTCCAAAATGAAGATGGAACTGTTAACATTCCTGAAATTTTACAACCATATATGCAGGGTGAAAAAGAAATTAAGTAA